In Dryobates pubescens isolate bDryPub1 chromosome 19, bDryPub1.pri, whole genome shotgun sequence, the following are encoded in one genomic region:
- the LOC104303781 gene encoding cytochrome b-245 light chain, whose product MGQIEWAMWANEQALAAGLIMLTGGIVAVAGQFKGWYFAAYAIGAGVLVCLLEYPRSKRQKGSTMERCGQKYLTAVVKVFGPLTRNYYIRAVLHAALAVPAGFLLSTILGTVCLAIASGIYLLAAVRGEEWRPIEQKPREPLHKVETIKQPPSNPPPRPPADARKKQPAEVGGQVNPIPVEAE is encoded by the exons ATGGGGCAGATCGAGTGGGCCATGTGGGCTAACGAGCAGGCTCTGGCGGCCGGGCTCA TCATGCTGACAGGTGGGATCGTGGCCGTGGCAGGGCAGTTCAAGGGCTGGTACTTTGCAGCCTATGCCAT CGGGGCAGGCGTCCTGGTCTGCCTGCTTGAGTACCCCAGGAGCAAGAGGCAGAAGGGCTCCACCATGGAGAGGTG TGGCCAGAAGTACTTGACAGCAGTGGTGAAGGTGTTTGGGCCCCTCACAAGGAATTACTACATCCGAGCCGTCCTGCACGCCGC CCTGGCTGTTCCTGCtggtttcctcctctccaccatcCTGGGCACCGTCTGCCTGGCCATCGCAAGTGGCATCTACCTGCTG GCGGCAGTGCGTGGGGAAGAGTGGAGACCCATCGAGCAGAAGCCTCGGGAGCCACTGCACAAGGTGGAGACCATCAAGCAGCCACCCAGCaaccccccgccccggccccccgCCGATGCCCGCAAGAAGCAGCCAGCGGAGGTGGGGGGGCAGGTGAACCCCATCCCTGTAGAGGCTGAAtaa
- the MVD gene encoding diphosphomevalonate decarboxylase has translation MAEQRPISIVTCTAPVNIAVIKYWGKRDNDLILPINSSLSVTLHQDQLKTTTTAATSRDFTKDRLWLNGEEVDVGHPRLQACLQEVRRLARKRRGGSSEDGSPLNLSYKVHVATQNNFPTAAGLASSAAGYACLVSTLARLYGVEGELSEVARRGSGSACRSMLGGFVEWRRGQRPDGKDSLAQQVAPETHWPELRVLVLVVSGEKKQVASTVGMQTSVDTSPLLKHRAEVVVPERLELMMRHIRERDFEGFGQLTMKDSNQFHATCLDTFPPIFYLNDLSRHIIALVHRFNAHHGSTKVAYTFDAGPNAVIFTLADTVAEFVEVVRHSFPTATNGDQFVRGLPVGSAVLPEELLAAVVTEPVPGAVRYILHTKPGPGPQFVDDPSQHLLGADGLPR, from the exons ATGGCAGAGCAGCGGCCGATCTCTATCGTCACCTGTACGGCCCCGGTCAACATCGCCGTAATCAAGTACT GGGGCAAGCGGGACAATGATCTGATCCTGCCCATCAACTCCTCCCTGAGTGTGACACTGCACCAGGACCAG CTGAAgaccaccaccacagctgccaccagccGCGACTTCACCAAGGACCGGCTGTGGCTCAATGGGGAGGAGGTGGACGTGGGGCACCCCCGGCTGCAGGCTTGTCTGCAGGAAG TGCGACGCCTGGCCCGTAAGCGCCGAGGCGGCAGCTCCGAGGACGGGTCCCCGCTCAACCTCTCCTACAAAGTCCACGTTGCCACCCAGAACAACTTCCCCACCGCCGCCGGCTTGGCGTCCTCCGCTGCCGGCTACGCCTGCCTGG TGTCGACGCTGGCGCGGCTGTACGGCGTGGAGGGCGAGCTGTCGGAGGTGGCACGGCGTGGCTCGGGCAGCGCGTGCCGCAGCATGTTGGGTGGCTTCGTGGAGTGGCGCCGGGGCCAGCGACCCGACGGCAAGGACAGCCTGGCCCAGCAAGTGGCCCCCGAAACGCACTGGCCGGAGCTCAGGGTCCTCgtgctggtg gtCAGTGGAGAGAAGAAGCAGGTGGCCAGCACAGTGGGGATGCAGACCAGTGTGGACACCAGCCCCTTGCTGAAG CACCGGGCTGAGGTGGTGGTTCCAGAACGCCTGGAGCTGATGATGCGGCACATCCGTGAGCGGGACTTTGAGGGCTTTGGGCAGCTCACCATGAAGGACAGCAACCAGTTCCATGCCACCTGCCTCGACACCTTCCCCCCCATCTTCTACCTCAATGACCTCTCCCGGCACATCATTGCCCTGGTACATCGCTTCAATGCCCACCATGGATCCACCAAG GTAGCCTACACCTTTGACGCCGGCCCCAACGCTGTCATCTTCACGCTGGCTGACACCGTGGCTGAGTTCGtggaggtggtgagacacagctTCCCCACTGCCACCAACGGGGACCA GTTCGTGCGGGGGCTGCCCGTTGGCTCGGCAGTGCTGccggaggagctgctggcagctgtggtgACCGAGCCGGTGCCAGGGGCTGTCCGGTACATCCTGCACACCAAG cccggCCCTGGCCCCCAGTTTGTGGACgaccccagccagcacctcctgggagCAGACGGGCTGCCCCGCTGA